A genomic region of Mycobacterium sp. Aquia_213 contains the following coding sequences:
- a CDS encoding C40 family peptidase has translation MTDSEIESLSRAHQLFAGSTRPPPLDPPVVSTPILNGIVGQDNYRSMVNRSHQVLLSAARTDAAAAGVIAGAHHDRAEARELTKNILDEARADVAVTPITPMAQREAMRRRAARLRTQRAHVLAARLRARRHSAALRALRYRMLHHRGPRLPAPSSRAGIAVRAALSRLGRPYVWGATGPDQFDCSGLVQWSYARAGIHLDRTTYQQINDGIPVPRSQVRPGDLVFPHTGHVQMAIGNNLVVEAPYSGASVRISRLGNYVAIRRPI, from the coding sequence ATGACCGACAGCGAGATCGAGTCGTTGAGCCGCGCTCATCAACTATTCGCCGGGAGCACCCGGCCGCCGCCGCTGGATCCGCCTGTCGTGTCAACGCCGATATTGAATGGCATTGTGGGACAGGACAATTACCGGTCGATGGTGAACCGTAGCCACCAAGTGCTGCTCTCGGCGGCGCGCACGGACGCCGCGGCCGCCGGTGTCATCGCCGGCGCCCACCACGACCGCGCCGAGGCCCGGGAACTGACCAAGAACATCCTCGACGAGGCTCGCGCGGATGTGGCCGTTACGCCGATCACGCCGATGGCCCAGCGCGAAGCCATGCGTCGTCGGGCCGCGCGGCTTCGCACGCAGCGGGCACACGTGCTGGCCGCCCGGCTACGTGCCCGACGGCACTCAGCGGCGCTGCGCGCACTGCGCTACCGAATGCTGCACCATCGCGGACCGCGGCTGCCGGCGCCGAGCAGTCGTGCCGGAATTGCCGTGCGTGCGGCGCTATCCCGGCTGGGCCGCCCTTATGTATGGGGCGCGACCGGCCCCGATCAGTTCGACTGTTCCGGACTGGTGCAGTGGTCCTATGCGCGGGCGGGTATTCATCTGGACCGCACCACGTATCAGCAGATCAACGACGGAATCCCAGTGCCCCGTTCGCAAGTCAGGCCCGGCGATCTCGTTTTCCCGCACACGGGACACGTGCAGATGGCGATCGGCAACAATCTTGTCGTCGAAGCACCCTATTCGGGTGCCTCGGTGCGGATCAGCCGGCTGGGCAATTACGTCGCGATTCGCCGGCCGATATGA
- a CDS encoding helix-turn-helix domain-containing protein → MSRESAGAAIRALRESRDWSLAELAAATGVSIMGLSYLERGARKAHKSTVQKVENGLGLPPGTYSRLLVAADPDAELARLIAAQPPETMSPPRAGAVVVDRHSDTEVLEGYAEAQLDALKSVIDRLPATTSNEYETYILSVIAQCVKAEMLAASSWRVAVNAGADSTDRLMQHLQALEETRSALLKRMPTSLSARFDRACAQSPLPGAIIAALLGVSSDEMWDIRNRGVIPAGVLPRVRAFTDAVGSTSHDRTDQGGGEGDR, encoded by the coding sequence GTGAGCCGTGAATCGGCAGGTGCGGCCATCCGTGCATTGCGGGAGTCGCGCGACTGGTCCCTAGCGGAGCTGGCGGCCGCGACCGGCGTCAGCATCATGGGATTGAGCTATCTGGAGCGCGGCGCCCGCAAGGCCCACAAAAGTACCGTTCAGAAGGTCGAAAACGGCTTGGGCCTGCCGCCCGGCACGTATTCGCGCTTGTTGGTGGCCGCCGATCCGGATGCCGAGCTGGCGCGATTGATCGCCGCGCAACCCCCCGAAACGATGTCGCCGCCCCGGGCCGGGGCGGTGGTCGTCGACCGTCACAGCGACACCGAAGTGCTGGAGGGATATGCCGAAGCGCAGCTCGATGCGCTCAAATCCGTGATCGATCGATTGCCGGCGACGACATCAAACGAATATGAGACGTATATTCTCTCTGTGATCGCGCAGTGCGTGAAGGCCGAGATGCTCGCCGCCAGCTCATGGCGGGTGGCTGTGAACGCCGGCGCCGACTCGACCGACCGGCTGATGCAACATCTGCAGGCCCTCGAGGAAACGCGCAGCGCGCTGCTGAAGCGAATGCCGACCAGTCTGAGCGCGCGGTTCGACCGGGCCTGTGCGCAGTCGCCGCTGCCGGGCGCGATCATCGCGGCGCTGCTCGGTGTGAGCAGTGACGAGATGTGGGATATCCGCAATCGCGGGGTGATTCCGGCCGGGGTACTCCCCCGCGTTCGTGCGTTCACCGACGCGGTGGGGTCGACGAGTCACGACCGTACCGATCAGGGCGGCGGCGAGGGGGATCGATGA
- a CDS encoding WhiB family transcriptional regulator, giving the protein MGHPCATDPELWFGYPDDDSGDGAAKARAYERSATEARIQCLRRCPLAQQRRCAQYAIAHREEYGVWAGVKLPGGQYRKRDQLARAHDVLRRIAAGEINSRQLPENAALLARSEHETIPMPAVVLHLPIAQVGPRSAA; this is encoded by the coding sequence ATGGGACACCCCTGCGCAACCGATCCGGAACTGTGGTTCGGCTACCCCGATGACGACAGCGGTGACGGCGCGGCCAAGGCGCGTGCGTACGAGCGGTCCGCCACCGAGGCACGCATCCAATGCCTGCGTCGCTGCCCGTTGGCACAGCAGCGGCGGTGCGCTCAGTACGCCATCGCACATCGGGAGGAGTACGGCGTGTGGGCCGGCGTGAAACTTCCCGGCGGCCAGTACCGCAAGCGCGACCAGCTGGCTCGCGCCCACGACGTCCTGCGCCGCATCGCCGCCGGCGAGATCAATTCCCGGCAGCTGCCCGAGAACGCGGCGTTGTTGGCGCGCAGCGAGCACGAGACCATCCCGATGCCCGCCGTGGTGCTGCACCTCCCGATCGCACAGGTTGGTCCGCGTTCAGCCGCCTGA
- a CDS encoding acyl-CoA dehydrogenase family protein — MTFDLTPTAAQHDLARRAHEFSESVIRPVALEYDQRQEFPWPVLEEAAERGVYSPLFYRDLIGDPTGLSLPMFMEELFWGCAGIGLAIVMPALALSAIGQAASPEQMLQWAPECFGTPGDLKLAALAISEPEGGSDVRNLRTRARRDGDDWIIDGHKMWIGNGGIANVHVVNAVVDEELGHRGQALFVVPGGSPGLELVRKLDKLGCRASHTAELRFNGVRVPGANLLGGEDKLEHKLAKAREVVEGGQRSGSATLGTFEQTRPMVAAQAIGIARAALEYATAYATEREAFGGPIIDNQGIAFPLADLATQIDAARLLTWRASWMAANEVPFERGEGSMAKLAASEVAIKATERAIQTMGGWGYITDHPVEKWYRDAKLYTIFEGTSEIQRMVISNALGAAVGTPPLHVVLEPSGGPLNRIFGRGTPLRSRAADAALSVKDQIPEPIMRVAMQVLRPPGR; from the coding sequence ATGACGTTCGACCTGACCCCGACGGCGGCGCAGCACGACCTCGCCCGGCGCGCGCACGAATTCTCCGAGTCCGTTATTCGTCCGGTCGCGCTCGAGTACGACCAGCGCCAAGAGTTTCCGTGGCCGGTGCTCGAGGAGGCGGCCGAACGCGGCGTCTACAGTCCGTTGTTCTACCGCGATCTGATCGGCGATCCCACCGGTCTGTCGCTGCCGATGTTCATGGAGGAGTTGTTCTGGGGCTGTGCCGGAATCGGTTTGGCGATTGTGATGCCGGCGCTGGCGCTTTCGGCGATCGGTCAGGCCGCATCCCCCGAGCAGATGCTGCAGTGGGCGCCCGAATGTTTCGGCACCCCAGGCGATCTCAAACTCGCCGCGTTGGCGATTTCCGAGCCCGAGGGTGGCAGCGACGTACGCAATCTGCGGACCCGGGCGCGCCGCGACGGTGACGACTGGATCATCGACGGCCACAAGATGTGGATCGGCAACGGCGGTATCGCCAACGTGCACGTGGTCAACGCCGTGGTAGACGAAGAGCTCGGCCACCGCGGCCAGGCCCTATTCGTGGTGCCGGGCGGCAGCCCGGGACTGGAATTGGTGCGCAAGCTTGACAAGCTGGGCTGCCGCGCATCGCACACCGCGGAGTTGCGGTTCAACGGCGTACGTGTTCCGGGCGCCAATTTGCTTGGGGGAGAAGACAAGCTCGAACACAAGCTGGCCAAGGCCCGCGAAGTCGTCGAGGGCGGCCAGCGCTCCGGCTCGGCGACGCTGGGCACCTTCGAGCAGACCCGCCCGATGGTCGCCGCCCAGGCGATCGGGATCGCGCGGGCCGCGTTGGAGTATGCGACGGCATACGCCACCGAGCGCGAAGCGTTCGGCGGTCCGATCATCGACAACCAGGGCATCGCGTTTCCGTTGGCCGATCTGGCAACACAAATCGACGCCGCCCGGCTGTTGACCTGGCGGGCCTCCTGGATGGCCGCCAACGAAGTCCCGTTCGAGCGAGGCGAGGGGTCGATGGCCAAGCTCGCCGCCAGCGAGGTCGCTATCAAGGCCACCGAACGCGCGATCCAGACCATGGGCGGCTGGGGCTACATCACCGACCACCCCGTCGAGAAGTGGTATCGAGATGCCAAGCTGTACACCATCTTTGAAGGCACCAGCGAGATCCAACGGATGGTCATCTCGAATGCCTTGGGCGCCGCGGTGGGCACGCCGCCGCTGCACGTCGTGCTCGAACCGTCCGGCGGCCCGCTGAACCGGATCTTCGGCCGCGGCACCCCGCTGCGGTCCCGGGCCGCCGACGCCGCGCTGTCGGTGAAGGATCAAATCCCGGAACCGATCATGCGAGTGGCCATGCAGGTGCTGCGGCCACCGG